In the Streptomyces fradiae ATCC 10745 = DSM 40063 genome, one interval contains:
- a CDS encoding glycerol-3-phosphate dehydrogenase/oxidase, with the protein MRTARLGPAERAAALAAMAERELDVLVVGGGVVGAGTALDAVTRGLATGLVEARDWASGTSSRSSKLIHGGLRYLEMLDFALVREALKERGLLLERLAPHLVRPVPFLYPLRHRGWERLYAGSGVALYDAMSVSSGRGRGLPLHRHLSRRRALRAAPALRRDALVGALQYYDAQVDDARHVATLVRTAAAYGAHTANRARVVAFLREGERVVGARVADVEAGGEYEIRARQVVNATGVWTDDTQALIAERGQFHVRASKGIHLVVPKDRVHSTTGLILRTEKSVLFVIPWGRHWIIGTTDTDWDLDKAHPAASSADIDYLLERVNGVLATPLSRDDVQGVYAGLRPLLAGESDATSKLSREHTVAHPVPGLVVVAGGKYTTYRVMAKDAVDEAVHGLDTRVAPCVTEEVPLLGAEGYRALWNARARIAARTGLHVVRVEHLLHRYGTLVDELLDLIADDPSLGEPVAGADDYLRAEILYAASHEGARHLDDVLTRRTRISIETFDRGTGCARECAELMARVLGWGEDQVAKEVEHYEKRVEAERESQRQPDDQTADAARLGAPDIVPL; encoded by the coding sequence GTGAGGACAGCGAGACTGGGACCCGCGGAGCGGGCCGCGGCCCTGGCGGCCATGGCCGAGCGCGAGCTGGACGTGCTGGTCGTGGGCGGTGGCGTGGTCGGGGCCGGGACGGCGCTCGACGCGGTGACCCGTGGCCTCGCCACAGGCCTGGTGGAGGCCCGCGACTGGGCGTCCGGGACGTCCAGCCGGTCCAGCAAGCTCATCCACGGCGGCCTGCGCTACCTGGAGATGCTCGACTTCGCGCTGGTGCGGGAGGCCCTCAAGGAGCGCGGCCTGCTGCTGGAGCGGCTGGCGCCGCACCTGGTCAGACCGGTGCCGTTCCTCTACCCGCTGCGGCACCGGGGCTGGGAGCGGCTGTACGCCGGATCGGGCGTCGCCCTGTACGACGCGATGTCCGTCTCCTCCGGCCGCGGCCGGGGCCTGCCCCTGCACCGCCACCTGTCGCGCCGCCGCGCCCTGCGGGCCGCCCCCGCCCTGCGCCGGGACGCCCTGGTGGGCGCCCTGCAGTACTACGACGCCCAGGTGGACGACGCCCGCCACGTCGCCACACTGGTGCGCACGGCCGCGGCGTACGGCGCGCACACGGCGAACCGGGCCCGCGTCGTCGCCTTCCTCCGCGAGGGCGAGCGGGTCGTGGGCGCCCGCGTGGCGGACGTGGAGGCCGGCGGCGAGTACGAGATCCGCGCCCGCCAGGTCGTCAACGCGACGGGCGTGTGGACCGACGACACGCAGGCGCTCATCGCGGAGCGCGGCCAGTTCCACGTCCGCGCCTCGAAGGGCATCCACCTGGTCGTCCCCAAGGACCGCGTCCACTCCACGACTGGCCTGATCCTGCGCACCGAGAAGAGCGTCCTGTTCGTCATCCCCTGGGGGCGCCACTGGATCATCGGGACGACCGACACCGACTGGGACCTCGACAAGGCCCACCCCGCCGCGTCCAGCGCCGACATCGACTACCTCCTGGAGCGGGTCAACGGCGTCCTGGCCACCCCGCTCTCCCGCGACGACGTGCAGGGCGTCTACGCGGGCCTGCGGCCCCTGCTGGCCGGGGAGTCCGACGCCACCAGCAAGCTCTCCCGCGAGCACACGGTCGCCCACCCCGTGCCCGGCCTCGTCGTCGTCGCGGGCGGCAAGTACACGACGTACCGGGTCATGGCGAAGGACGCGGTGGACGAGGCGGTGCACGGCCTGGACACGCGCGTCGCGCCGTGCGTCACGGAGGAGGTGCCGCTGCTGGGCGCCGAGGGGTACCGGGCGCTGTGGAACGCCAGGGCGCGGATCGCCGCCCGGACGGGCCTGCACGTCGTGCGCGTCGAGCACCTGCTCCACCGGTACGGCACCCTGGTGGACGAGCTGCTCGACCTGATCGCCGACGACCCCTCGCTGGGCGAGCCCGTCGCGGGCGCCGACGACTACCTGCGCGCCGAGATCCTCTACGCGGCCTCCCACGAGGGCGCCCGGCACCTGGACGACGTCCTGACCCGCCGGACCCGCATCTCCATCGAGACCTTCGACCGGGGCACCGGCTGCGCCCGCGAGTGCGCCGAACTGATGGCGCGGGTCCTCGGCTGGGGGGAGGACCAGGTCGCCAAGGAGGTGGAGCACTACGAGAAGCGGGTCGAGGCGGAGCGGGAGTCCCAGCGGCAGCCGGACGACCAGACGGCCGACGCCGCCCGGCTCGGCGCCCCGGACATCGTCCCCCTGTAG
- a CDS encoding serine/threonine-protein kinase, translating to MSGAEQSRDAARQPQRGADGEGTTSKDATVKGEGGALPKGAAEGDAVRGATDGSDAKGGDAKGQGAPDAGAAPRQAAPAAGTGGDGDRGGTSRADAVRDGTTREDAARDGGTREDAAPTGEAGTGGSRPAKAAAKAADTAKAAPAAGPDMAKKPVPPHVTTEGRLLAGRYRLGAVLGRGGMGTVWRAVDETLGRTVAVKELRFPNAIDEDEKRRLITRTLREAKAIARIRNNNAVTVYDVVDEDDRPWIVMELVEGRSLAEVIREDGTLTPHRAAEVGLAILDVLRSAHRQGILHRDVKPSNVLIEDDGRVVLTDFGIAQVEGDPSITSTGMLVGAPSYISPERARGQRPGPAADMWSLGGLLYAAVEGHPPYDKGSAIATLTAVMTEQLDPPKNAGPLDKVIYGLLAKDPAQRLDDAGARALLNGVLRQTAATAAPAGPEPQEATRVVPLPPVPPPGPAAPDTTAATAAGDAPAGDATAERLRGALRSVRNAAAAASANRQARQPAKPARPGPAAPARASLTDVVPRRTLVTIAVVAVLAVVATVLAVALSGRDDTTAQGGTQGGDKAATAGTTGGSTDGAGTTGNGGGPDGGSGEQQDGGQDAGGADSGTTAGQSGSAGTGGSAGTSGTGTPSASPGTAPPVPAGYKTVTDARFHFSMAMPEDFRMTGVAGRNSGGIYSASGGFPRVQVDYTDSPGADAAAAWSAAMGAVAATSSGYRHHGIKPVSYNGYPTVADWQFERNQGGTRVRVLNRGFKVDADHGYAIMISCKSTEWDGPECTALRNTAFATFRPTD from the coding sequence ATGTCGGGAGCGGAGCAGTCGCGGGACGCGGCGCGGCAACCTCAGCGGGGCGCCGACGGCGAAGGCACGACCTCGAAGGACGCGACGGTGAAGGGTGAGGGCGGTGCCCTGCCGAAGGGCGCGGCCGAAGGCGACGCCGTGCGGGGCGCCACGGACGGGAGCGACGCGAAGGGCGGCGACGCGAAGGGCCAGGGCGCGCCGGACGCGGGTGCCGCGCCGCGGCAGGCGGCTCCGGCCGCCGGGACCGGCGGCGACGGGGACCGCGGCGGTACGAGCCGTGCCGACGCGGTCCGTGACGGCACGACACGCGAGGACGCGGCCCGCGACGGCGGGACGCGCGAGGACGCGGCCCCGACGGGCGAGGCGGGCACCGGAGGTTCCCGCCCGGCCAAGGCGGCGGCCAAGGCGGCGGACACGGCCAAGGCGGCGCCGGCGGCCGGGCCCGACATGGCGAAGAAGCCCGTGCCGCCCCATGTGACGACGGAGGGCCGGCTGCTCGCGGGCCGCTACCGGCTCGGCGCCGTCCTCGGGCGCGGCGGCATGGGCACCGTGTGGCGCGCCGTCGACGAGACCCTCGGCCGCACCGTCGCCGTCAAGGAGCTCCGCTTCCCCAACGCCATCGACGAGGACGAGAAGCGGCGCCTCATCACCCGGACCCTGCGCGAGGCCAAGGCCATCGCCCGGATCCGCAACAACAACGCCGTCACCGTCTACGACGTGGTGGACGAGGACGACCGGCCCTGGATCGTCATGGAGCTGGTCGAGGGCCGCTCCCTCGCCGAGGTCATCCGCGAGGACGGCACGCTCACCCCGCACCGCGCCGCCGAGGTCGGCCTCGCCATCCTCGACGTGCTCCGCTCGGCGCACCGGCAGGGCATCCTCCACCGCGACGTGAAGCCGTCGAACGTGCTCATCGAGGACGACGGCCGCGTCGTCCTCACCGACTTCGGCATCGCCCAGGTCGAGGGCGACCCGTCCATCACCTCCACCGGGATGCTCGTCGGCGCGCCCTCCTACATCTCGCCCGAGCGGGCGCGCGGCCAGCGGCCCGGCCCCGCCGCCGACATGTGGTCCCTCGGCGGCCTCCTCTACGCGGCCGTGGAGGGCCACCCGCCCTACGACAAGGGCTCGGCCATAGCGACGCTCACGGCCGTCATGACCGAGCAGCTGGACCCGCCGAAGAACGCGGGCCCGCTCGACAAGGTGATCTACGGGCTGCTCGCCAAGGACCCGGCGCAGCGCCTCGACGACGCGGGCGCCCGCGCGCTCCTGAACGGCGTGCTGCGGCAGACCGCCGCCACGGCCGCCCCCGCGGGCCCCGAGCCCCAGGAGGCGACCCGCGTCGTCCCGCTCCCGCCGGTCCCCCCGCCCGGTCCGGCCGCCCCGGACACGACCGCCGCCACCGCGGCCGGTGACGCCCCGGCCGGCGACGCGACCGCCGAACGGCTGCGCGGCGCCCTGCGCTCGGTGCGCAACGCCGCCGCTGCCGCCTCCGCCAACCGCCAGGCCAGGCAGCCCGCCAAGCCGGCGCGCCCCGGCCCGGCCGCCCCGGCCCGGGCGTCCCTCACCGACGTGGTGCCCCGGCGCACGCTGGTCACCATCGCGGTCGTGGCCGTGCTCGCGGTCGTCGCCACCGTCCTCGCGGTCGCCCTCAGCGGCCGTGACGACACCACCGCCCAGGGCGGTACGCAGGGCGGCGACAAGGCGGCCACGGCCGGCACCACCGGCGGCTCCACGGACGGCGCCGGCACCACCGGCAACGGCGGCGGCCCCGACGGCGGGAGCGGCGAGCAGCAGGACGGCGGCCAGGACGCGGGCGGCGCCGACTCCGGCACGACGGCGGGCCAGTCGGGCTCGGCGGGCACGGGCGGCTCGGCGGGCACGTCCGGTACGGGCACGCCGTCCGCCTCCCCGGGCACCGCGCCCCCGGTCCCGGCCGGGTACAAGACGGTCACCGACGCCCGGTTCCACTTCTCCATGGCGATGCCCGAGGACTTCCGCATGACCGGTGTCGCGGGCCGGAACTCCGGTGGCATCTACAGCGCCTCGGGCGGCTTCCCGCGCGTGCAGGTGGACTACACCGACAGCCCCGGCGCCGACGCCGCCGCCGCGTGGAGCGCCGCCATGGGCGCCGTCGCCGCGACCAGCAGCGGCTACCGGCACCACGGCATCAAGCCCGTCTCGTACAACGGCTATCCGACGGTCGCCGACTGGCAGTTCGAGCGGAACCAGGGCGGCACGCGCGTACGCGTCCTCAACCGGGGCTTCAAGGTCGACGCCGACCACGGCTACGCGATCATGATCTCCTGCAAGTCCACGGAGTGGGACGGACCGGAGTGCACCGCGCTGCGGAACACCGCGTTCGCGACGTTCCGGCCCACGGACTGA